A segment of the Babesia microti strain RI chromosome II, complete genome genome:
TCCATGTATTTGAATCGCATTGTGAATGTACAGATGGAGAAAAATATCCATCAACTATATGCGGTGACATACAATAATCGCTGCTAGTAGCCTCTACCAAGTTCTGTTTGTACAACCTAACGCCACGCCCCAATAACCTAGATGGATCGTTAGAGGGGAATTCTACAGTCGATTGGTGCAGATCATATCCGTAATtcaaatcatttgtatcGGATTCAATTGGAGAGGTTTCTCCGGGATGGATATCTACATCAACCCCTCCAGCCTCCATCGCCGGATATTTACAATGTGCACCCTACGGTCTTGAACTAACGTTTGTGTATATGCCCTAGCAGGTCACACAGTGGAGATTTTTCACTTAATTTGAAAAGGCGCTAGCTAGTTTATAAGTAATAATTAGCatgttgaatttatatacatatattttggaaCGAAATTTTATGGCCTCATAAAATTATGCCCTATCTAcaattgctaaattttACAGGAACGTATAGCCGAGTGTTTATGGCCTTGTACGTCATATCATAACTGCAGTCCAACCTTTCTAGCGCCTATGGCAACTGCCTCCACTCTTCCATGGTACCTAAGTTACTACTAGTACTATTACTTGTACCCAGCACGATCAAAGTAAACCTTAGCCACTCCCTTAGCTAGGGCCAGGCGGCCTATGTGCTTCCCTACTTCATATGCTGCTTTGACATTGTTTCCCTTGTTACGCCTTACTGTGGCTGGAATAAGCATCAACTTACGATCCTTTGTGGGTACGGTCCCCAGCACGTCCGCCAACACGGGGAGATTCGAGGATGCTATGCAGATTACTTGGTTTTTATAATCGTCCACAACTGCTGCATATATTTGAAGGTGTGATTTTTTGACTGTTAGTCTAACACGACGTTCGCCATTGGCCACGTCTTTAGATAGTTTTGCCCATGGTTCACCAAGGGGAGAGGGTTCGACTTTTTCTTCGAATAGGTGGGCCCAAGGAGGCTGTATTACAAGAGAAAGAAGGACTTGGATATAAAATGGAATGGTAGAAAAAAAGAGCCTACCGTCTTGTGAAGCCTCTTAGGCTTTCCATACACCGTCATTGAGTGtagtataaatttaatgtttCTGTGGAGAAACCCGTGGCATCCTGTGGTGTGGATTAGTgcaattgttaataaaatagtGTAATAAGAATGGTTGTGCATAAAATTTAAGGCATTAAATGTAGAGATGAATGTGTTTGGTCAATTGAAATGAGTTACATGGCAAGTTTAAGGAGGTGTTTTCGTGCCAACGCAGACTTTTGAAAAGACCAAAATTCCCTAGGGCAGACTACCCTACATGACAAGCagtatatacatataagCACTATAGGATGTGGTGGGAATGACTGATGACAGTAACAACAACGTGGGCAAGATAAGCAGCAGTGATATAAAGGCTTTGCTCCAGAGCTCGGAAAACGAATTCGTACGTATTTAGTCACGAAGGCCGCCTACGTGGAAGAAATTAAGCGGTCCAAATTAGACAGTGTACAGGCCATCAATTACAGGGAAAGCCTGGTGAATTGCGTGAGGGAAAGCAGAGCGCTCTACAAAAAACTTGAAAAGACAGTTCAACTTGTGCAACAGAAGTTCCTGAGGCAATCACAAGCAATTGCATCGGCTGCTGATACCAAAATTAAAGCTGAAACTGAAGTAatccaaaaaattttggcagaaaaatttgccaaaaaagCAGATGATCTTGAGTTAGAGACGTTAAAGACCAGGGAAGCCCTAGAAAAACAAGCTCTACTAGAAGCCCACAGGGCAAAATCGTCTATTCAGCACTATAAGCAAGTATGTTACAGACTATCTAGTTGGCTGGACAGAAAGAGGAGGCCTTCAAAAAGCTTCTGCTAAGAAATACAATCCTCTACAATCTAtattttgcgataaaaCATCCTGCTGCATCAGATCCAACTCTAATTACGCGACACATTAACTCCGACCCTAGCCTTAGCGCACTGGACAGTGATATAGGGTTCACACGCCTATTGGAAAGTAAGCGAAAGTACGCTGGGTCGGGCGTTTTCAGCAACCTGGAAGCGGCATTAAGGTACTTTAAAAGTCAAACAAACCCCGTGGCTCATAAATCTGAGGGTATATTCGACGAGATAAGGGACAGTCTCAAATCCAGTATGTACCGCCTGACTCAGACGATTTTCAGACCGCTTTGTTCGCGATAAATCGCTTGCCAAAAGAAGCCAAGCAGGTGCTCTGCAAGTCTGAATTCGGCGAGcctttcaaatttttttgccAATTAGATCTCACATCGCGATACCTTGCAGCCCGTTTAAGCGCTTTATCAGATGTCCTAAGCAACGGTATAAGTGGTACAAGTGAAGATAAAGTTGCATAATATTAGGATGAACTTTGTAAAGACGCATATTTACAAGCAAGAGTATACCGATAGAGGGGTTAGCGAAAGCATAGACGAAGCGCGGAGGGAGGAAGATATCGCAGAGGCAGAGCGTTTATCTAAACTTCCAGAATTCAGATTGAACCCAAACATAACCAGGTATGTAACCAAATATGCAGCCTTGCTGAAAGACTTGGAATTGAGCCCGCCTTTGAGGACGAAGAAGACGATCTCAACCCTCTAAATATTCAAGACGCGCCGGCGGTATAGCTGTAGTAATCCAGGTCAGTTACGAGGAGGACGAGTTCTACGAAGAGTTGGAACGGCAGAGAAAGGAGGCAGAGCGTGAACGGGAAAAACAAGACGCTTACATTCGCAACGAGTTCATAAGGGCCAAGTCAGAGTTAGAGGAGGCCTGGAGGGAGACTGATACGGGTAGTTACGGACTGGTCCCAACCATAACCAAGAACCGGGTGAAGAGCAATATAAATACGTCTGCAGTGTCTGCGATCATTCGGAAAAGGCAGCCGCGTGGTCTGGTCGAGGGATACGACTCGTCCTAATAGAGGTTAGTTCTTGGGCTAAAGGCTTATGTCTATATGTGTTGGTAACGTACGGCTCGCACTGGCTCGGTCCATTCAAGGCTGGTGTGGGCCCACCGGGGCGAGCCGGGGCTCTCACAGCGCGAAGGTTCCGTACGGGGTTAAGCAGAGTGCAGGTTACAAGGAGAGCAGGCTGCAGCGGAGATTGGCTCTGGAGGCGGCCCGCAAGCAGAGGGTAATTTACGTTAATTCAGGAGGCCAGGGGTTTGATTTTGGACACCAGGAGCAGTTTGTTTATGTGTCTCAGGCACAACACGGGAATAAATTGGTTCAGGGCCCAGGAAATTCTTAAGCACTTGGAAATGCACGTCAGACATCCGTCCGATGGAATTGACGCTAGCCTCCGCGATAAGATAACAGCTGCTGCCAACCTCGTAAAGGCCAAGTCGCGCCAATAGTATCCTGAAAGCATTTGATGCTTGATTGTCAAACTAATAAACTgaatattaaattagtAAACTGTAATATTAAACTAATAAACTGAATATTAAATACTCAATTACTCAAGTCTAAGTAACtcaaattacaaatttataaccTTATAACcttaaaaaattagaaCTGTAATTGAGTATAGCAGAATTAGGTGTTGGGGATTCCAATTTGCACATAAATTTTCACACTATCTAATGCAGTGGGAACACGTCGATAAAATCTGCTTTATCGCTATTGATCGTTTGGGTTTGTCGCAGTCGCCGAAGGGGAGTGGGGATGACTGGCCCGAAGCGCTAACTTTCCCCTGGAACGCTCAAAACGCTCTGAAGTGCTTTGCCGTTCCGCCTCCAGTCTACACTGTATGGCAAGCTGCTTGGCGTTGCGGAATCCGTACTTCTTAATGGGAAACTTCCGCATTTGAAAGTTGTTCGTTATGGTCCAGTAGGCCAGCCAGGCCTGTTTCTTCGCATTGAAGCTAACACCCTTCATAGGCTGCGCGTAGTCAGATAACATAAGAATCTCGCCTTGGCACTTGGAGCCCCTATCCAAAGCTTTCCCTGTATTTTTTTTCATCGCCCTGCCGTCCGTGTGGACTGGACTGGCTACCGCGGTCTGCCCCGAGTCAAAATTGATAGGGCCGAAAGCGTCCGCCGTTGTAGGGTATGAGGGATCTGAGGCACGGCCAAACTGTGGTAGGCCTGTCTCCGCCTGGTGTTGCGGAGTAGTAGCAGCCCAGTGGGGACTGGCTCCGCATGGAACTGCCGCAAGGGGGGGTTCGGCTACCGGTGCCATGTACTGCATGGGCCAGTGGCCATGATGGGACGCTATCGTATGGCAGTCATCACAGGCGCCGCAGGTGCTCAAGCTGTTCATGCGCGAGGTGAAGCCTGCTGTATCAGCACAATCATCGGAGAGAGAGGAGGGGAGGCGTGTTGTACCGCAGTGGTAGAGCGGGTAAGTCTGTCCCACATACTCTACTGGTTCGACATATTCGGTGGCCTCTGTTGGCCGTCTGCGAAGCGGGGCCAGTGATCCTGACCCATCGCCTGTACAGGGGCAGGGGCCGTATGCAATGGGGCTGGCTTTGGGCCGGTGAAATTCATCCCTCGCACACTGGGTGTCGTACAAAAAGAGAGAATTAAGCTTGGCGATAAGGTATTGGGACAACGAAGTCAACCAGGAGGAGGAGAGGTCTTCGAAGCAGGGGCCGAACAGGGAGATGTATGGATCGAGATCGGAGAGCGACTGTGCTATTTGGATGCGGTACAGGTGGTGCAGGAAGATGGGATCCCCTGGAGAGTTGGTCCATGTTGTGGCCAGCTCCTGGACCATGTAGCTCAGGCTGTTCTTGTACATGTCAAGCAAGTACATCCCATCCTCTGGGAGTCCTGGCAAGTCTGGGTGGGGGGGCTGTACGTGCGGGTGATGCCAATGGCAGTTGGACGGAGCCCCAATAGGCGGGGGATGATATTCCGTGGATTGTCCAGGTAAGGCATCGAACTCTTCCGCGCTCTGGTTCGAGTTTGAAATGGAAGGCTGAGTTATGCTGAATGCGGGCATTGCGCAGTGTGGTTGCGCGATATTGTTGAGGTTAAACTTGTGCATTTTAGCTTATATAAGGGCATACGGTAGCGGTTTATCTGTGTTGGAGAGTAACGGCTTGGGGAATGGCATATCTGGAAGGTGGCAGACCGTTTGTCAACAGGCTGAATGGTGATAAGTGATGAGGCAGTAGCGGAGCAGTGTCTTCAGAGTTTCTATATGTTAGAAAAGGAATAATTCTCGAGTATTTTGCGTTGCAAATTGCTTGATGGAATCATGACCTGCACCCCACGACA
Coding sequences within it:
- a CDS encoding transcription factor with AP2 domain(s) (ApiAP2) (overlaps_old_locusTagID:BBM_II03560); protein product: MHKFNLNNIAQPHCAMPAFSITQPSISNSNQSAEEFDALPGQSTEYHPPPIGAPSNCHWHHPHVQPPHPDLPGLPEDGMYLLDMYKNSLSYMVQELATTWTNSPGDPIFLHHLYRIQIAQSLSDLDPYISLFGPCFEDLSSSWLTSLSQYLIAKLNSLFLYDTQCARDEFHRPKASPIAYGPCPCTGDGSGSLAPLRRRPTEATEYVEPVEYVGQTYPLYHCGTTRLPSSLSDDCADTAGFTSRMNSLSTCGACDDCHTIASHHGHWPMQYMAPVAEPPLAAVPCGASPHWAATTPQHQAETGLPQFGRASDPSYPTTADAFGPINFDSGQTAVASPVHTDGRAMKKNTGKALDRGSKCQGEILMLSDYAQPMKGVSFNAKKQAWLAYWTITNNFQMRKFPIKKYGFRNAKQLAIQCRLEAERQSTSERFERSRGKLALRASHPHSPSATATNPNDQ
- a CDS encoding conserved Plasmodium protein, unknown function (overlaps_old_locusTagID:BBM_II03555) produces the protein MSICVGNVRLALARSIQGWCGPTGASRGSHSAKVPYGVKQSAGYKESRLQRRLALEAARKQREARGLILDTRSSLFMCLRHNTGINWFRAQEILKHLEMHVRHPSDGIDASLRDKITAAANLVKAKSRQ
- a CDS encoding hypothetical protein (overlaps_old_locusTagID:BBM_II03545), producing MTDDSNNNVGKISSSDIKALLQSSENEFAAYVEEIKRSKLDSVQAINYRESLVNCVRESRALYKKLEKTVQLVQQKFLRQSQAIASAADTKIKAETEVIQKILAEKFAKKADDLELETLKTREALEKQALLEAHRAKSSIQHYKQLAGQKEEAFKKLLLRNTILYNLYFAIKHPAASDPTLITRHINSDPSLSALDSDIGFTRLLESKRKYAGSGVFSNLEAALRYFKSQTNPVAHKSEGIFDEIRDSLKSNDFQTALFAINRLPKEAKQVLCKSEFGEPFKFFCQLDLTSRYLAARLSALSDVLSNGISGTSEDKVA
- a CDS encoding Putative 50S ribosomal protein L18 apicoplast (overlaps_old_locusTagID:BBM_II03540), which translates into the protein MHNHSYYTILLTIALIHTTGCHGFLHRNIKFILHSMTVYGKPKRLHKTPPWAHLFEEKVEPSPLGEPWAKLSKDVANGERRVRLTVKKSHLQIYAAVVDDYKNQVICIASSNLPVLADVLGTVPTKDPTVRRNKGNNVKAAYEVGKHIGRLALAKGVAKVYFDRAGYKYHGRVEAVAIGARKVGLQL
- a CDS encoding conserved Plasmodium protein, unknown function (overlaps_old_locusTagID:BBM_II03550), with the protein product MNFVKTHIYKQEYTDRGVSESIDEARREEDIAEAERLSKLPEFRLNPNITSLAERLGIEPAFEDEEDDLNPLNIQDAPAVSYEEDEFYEELERQRKEAEREREKQDAYIRNEFIRAKSELEEAWRETDTGSYGLVPTITKNRVKSNINTSAVSAIIRKRQPRGLVEGYDSS